DNA from Castellaniella sp. MT123:
TGGCCAGTTCGGCCATTTTCTTTTCGATGGCCTGCAGGTCTTCGGGCGTGAACGGGCGTTTGTACGAGAAATCGTAATAAAACCCGTTGTCGATGACCGGCCCGATCGTGACCTGGGCATCCGGAAACAGCGACTTGACCGCGTAGGCCAGCAAATGCGCCGTGGAATGTCGGATCAGGTCCAGGCCTTCCGGGTCCTTGTCGGTGATGATGCTGAGCGCCGCATCCCGATCGATGACGTGGCTGGTATCGACCAGACGGGCCGGCTGGCCGTCCACGGTGATTTTGCCCCCCAGAGCCGCCTTGCCCAACCCGGTCCCGATCGAATGCGCAACGTCGTGCACGGTAACGGGATGATCGAACTCACGTTGTGAGCCGTCGGGCAAGGTAATGCGAACCATGAATGTATGTCCTGAAAATGCGAAACGCGGCCTGCGCCGCGTCGGTAAAAAGTATGAATTTGCCAGGCAGGAAGGATATTGCTGCAGTTTAGCAACCGGACCGGGAACAATCAATTTGATCAGCCGGCAAGCGCCTGTCCGCCCAACCAATATCCCAAGACAAAACCGCCGGTCTCGTGGAAAGACCGGCGGCTGGAGGTTCTGGTAGGCAGTACTGGATTCGAACCAGCGACCTCTACGATGTCAACGTAGCGCTCTAACCAACTGAGCTAACCGCCTGAAGAAAGAACGTGATTATATGGAGGTTTTTTTGCGCTGTCAATTTGAAGCCGACACCCCCGCCAGCAGGGAACGCGCCCAGCGCTGCGCCGGCAGCCCGGTACGTGATTCCAGGGTAGCCGCAGTGTCCAGCAGGTCTCCCGCGGACAGATCCAGCGCGGAGCCCTTGAAGGCCAGGACGACCGTGTTGCCCTGGTCGATCTCTGGAAGGCAGAGGACACGCCCGTCGAATGCGGCCCGGATGCCCTGCAGATTGTGCTCGAAGCTGTCATGCTGGCCAAACAGATTGACGGTCATGATACCCGGCTCGTCCAGGATCCGGTAGCAGTCCCGATAAAACGAGGGCTCGTCGCACACCGGCCCCTGGGCCTGGCTGTCATACAGATCCACCATCAGCGCCCGGTAAGCCCCTGCCCGGCCGGGTTCGGCCACCCAGTCGCGCGCATCGGCATGATCGATCGTCGACCGGACGCTGCCCGGCAGCCTGAAAAAGGCCTGGCACATCGCCGTCACGCCAGGATTGCGTTCCACCGTATCCACCTGTGCGCGCGTGTGGCGCAGGGTGAAACGCAGCAGCGACCCCGCGCCCAGGCCCAGGATGCCGACGCGATCACGCATGCCCGGCCGCAGGAACAGCAGCCAGGCCATCATCTGCTGCGTGTAGGCCAGCACCAGATCCGAGGGCCGCGCAACGCGCATCGCCCCCTGAATCCATTCCGAGTTGAAATGCAGGTAGCGCACCCCGTCCTCTTCGGACAGGGTAGGCACATCGGTGTGAGCGGTTGACTTCCGGCGAGCGGCGGGGTTTCGTGTGCGTGACATGAGGACAGAAAGATGCCGGCCAGGCCGTCAGGCATGGCCGGGGTATTGCTTACAGGCGCTCGAAGATCGCGGCGATGCCCTGCCCGCCCCCGATGCACATGGTGACCAGCGCATGGCGCCCCTGGACGCGCTGCAATTCGTGCAGGGCCTTGACCGTGATCAGGGCACCGGTGGCACCGATCGGATGCCCCAGACCGATGCCGCTGCCATTGGGGTTGACCTTGGCCGGATCGAAACCCAGCTCACGCGACACGGCGCAGGCCTGGGCCGCGAAAGCCTCGTTGGCCTCGATCACGTCGATCTGATCCAGGGTGAGCCCGGCGCGCTGCAGGGCATGACGCGTGGCGGGCACAGGACCCATGCCCATGTACTGTGGATCGACCCCGGCGTGGCCATAGGAAACCAGACGCGCCATCGGCTTGAGGCCGCGCGCCTGGGCGGCCTTGGCCGTCATGAGCAGCACTGCGGCCGCCCCGTCGTTCAGGCCCGACGCATTCCCCGCCGTCACCGTGCCGTCTTCCTTCGCGAACACGGGCTTGAGCTTGCTGAAGCTTTCCAGCGTGGCATCGAAACGCACGTGCTCGTCCTGATCGAAGACGACTTCGCCCTTGCGGGTCTTCCGGACCACCGGCACGATCTGGGATTTGAAGTACCCCTGTTCGATCGCATGCGCGGCGCGGCGGTGGGATTCCAGGGCAAGGGCATCCTGATCCTCGCGGCTGATGCCGTATTTCCGGGCGACGTTTTCCGCCGTCACCCCCATGTGATATTTTTCGAACGGGCAGGACAGCGCGCCGTTCATCATGTCGACCAGACGCGAGTCGCCCATTCGCGAACCCCAGCGCTGCCCCACGGCCATATAGGGGGCGCGGCTCATGCTCTCGGCACCTGCTCCGATGGCGACCTCCACATCCCCCAGCATCAGCGCCTGAGCCGCCGACACGATGGCCTGCAGACCGGATCCGCACAGACGGTTGACATTGAAAGCTGGCGTGGACTGCGGGAGACCGGCATTGATCGCGGCCACCCGCGACAGGTACATGTCACGGGGTTCCGTATTGATGACGTGGCCAAACACCACATGCCCCACATCGGCCGCCGGCACGCCGGCACGTTCCAGCACGTTGCGCACGACGAGTTCCCCCAGCTCGCAGGGAGAGACGTCCTTCAGTGAACCGCCAAAATCCCCCACGGCGGTCCGGCATGCCTGCACGACGACGATATCTTGCATGAATGGCTCCTGTTGTATTGCTGCGTAGCAGCATTTTGATCATCACCGGATAGTAGCGCATTGCACCCCGCCGGTGACAGAGCCCACCCAGAGGCGTGCAAGCGATGCCGGTTGCGACCAACCGCTACGGACGCGCCAGCACTTTACGGATTGTGCTCGAGAGCTCTTCGGCCGAGAACTTCGCTACGTAGCCATCCGCACCCACGCTGCGCACGTGGTCCTCGTTGGCGGAACCGGACAGGGACGAATGGATCACCACCGGCAAGGCGCGCATGCGAGCGTCCTGCTTGATGTTGCGGGTCAAGGTGAAGCCATCCATCTCCGGCATTTCCAGGTCGGTCAGCATCAGGCTGACCTTGTCCAGGATGGTCTTGCCCTCGGCCTCGGCGGCGGCCTTCAACACATTCAGACGGTCCCAGGCCTCGCGGCCGGACTTGACCATCTCGTAGGGGACCTTGAGCGCCTTGAGGGCCTGTTCCATCAAGGCGCGCGCGACAAACGAATCGTCGGCCATCAAGATGACGGTGCCGGGCTTGAGCTGGATCTGATCACCGACGTCTTTCGGATCCACTTGGTGACGGTCCTTGACGGGCGTCACCGTCTGCAGGATGGCTTCGACATCCAGCACCTGGGCCAGGCGGGTATTGCCCGCATCGTCGTCCAGCCGGGCCATGCTGGTCACCAGGCTGTGCGCCGTGCCGCTGGCCTCGGCCGAAATCACCTGGTTCCAGTCCAGGCGGACGATGTCGTCGACCGATTCGACCGTGAACGCCTGCGTGGTGCGGCCGAATTCCGTCACCAGCATCAGCGACGGCGGCGCCGAAAGCTTGCTGCCGACGATGCCGGGCAGATCGAACACCGGGATCACCTGGTCGCGCAACTGCACCACCCCCAGGGAATGCTTGGGCGCCCCCACCACAGCCGTGACGGCCGGCATGGTGACGATCTCGCGTACCTTCAGGACGTTGATGCCAAAGAGTTCCGACTGGCCTGAATCATTGTCGGTGCCCAGGCGAAAGAGCAGAAGCTCGAACCGGTTGGTGCCGGTCAGGCTGGCGCGATCGTCCACGGCATGTTGGCTGGGGCTCATGGGAAACCTTTTGGTATCGGAGACTGAAAAACGGGATTTTAGGCGATGAACCGATTGCCGATTCCCCACAATAGAGTCTCGAATAGGGCCCAGTCCATATGTCGAAACTGAAAATTGGAATAGATCCGCGAGACGAATCGTGTGGGCGGCG
Protein-coding regions in this window:
- the bktB gene encoding beta-ketothiolase BktB, producing the protein MQDIVVVQACRTAVGDFGGSLKDVSPCELGELVVRNVLERAGVPAADVGHVVFGHVINTEPRDMYLSRVAAINAGLPQSTPAFNVNRLCGSGLQAIVSAAQALMLGDVEVAIGAGAESMSRAPYMAVGQRWGSRMGDSRLVDMMNGALSCPFEKYHMGVTAENVARKYGISREDQDALALESHRRAAHAIEQGYFKSQIVPVVRKTRKGEVVFDQDEHVRFDATLESFSKLKPVFAKEDGTVTAGNASGLNDGAAAVLLMTAKAAQARGLKPMARLVSYGHAGVDPQYMGMGPVPATRHALQRAGLTLDQIDVIEANEAFAAQACAVSRELGFDPAKVNPNGSGIGLGHPIGATGALITVKALHELQRVQGRHALVTMCIGGGQGIAAIFERL
- a CDS encoding chemotaxis protein — encoded protein: MSPSQHAVDDRASLTGTNRFELLLFRLGTDNDSGQSELFGINVLKVREIVTMPAVTAVVGAPKHSLGVVQLRDQVIPVFDLPGIVGSKLSAPPSLMLVTEFGRTTQAFTVESVDDIVRLDWNQVISAEASGTAHSLVTSMARLDDDAGNTRLAQVLDVEAILQTVTPVKDRHQVDPKDVGDQIQLKPGTVILMADDSFVARALMEQALKALKVPYEMVKSGREAWDRLNVLKAAAEAEGKTILDKVSLMLTDLEMPEMDGFTLTRNIKQDARMRALPVVIHSSLSGSANEDHVRSVGADGYVAKFSAEELSSTIRKVLARP
- a CDS encoding spermidine synthase, coding for MSRTRNPAARRKSTAHTDVPTLSEEDGVRYLHFNSEWIQGAMRVARPSDLVLAYTQQMMAWLLFLRPGMRDRVGILGLGAGSLLRFTLRHTRAQVDTVERNPGVTAMCQAFFRLPGSVRSTIDHADARDWVAEPGRAGAYRALMVDLYDSQAQGPVCDEPSFYRDCYRILDEPGIMTVNLFGQHDSFEHNLQGIRAAFDGRVLCLPEIDQGNTVVLAFKGSALDLSAGDLLDTAATLESRTGLPAQRWARSLLAGVSASN